The Thermocrinis ruber genomic sequence TACATCTTCCCACTGCAGTAAAGGACAGCATCTCCTTGGAAGAGTTCCCTCAATACAATCCTCAAGAGGTCTATCCGCAGGCAAAGGAAAAGATTGAAAGGCTCAAGGAAATTATCACCTCCATAAGGGCACTGCGTAGCGACCTTAGAATAGAACCCGCCAAGAAGATTAAGCTCTACTATAGGGCTGAGGACTCTAAGGAACTTGTGGAGGAGTTTAAAGAGTACATCCTCTCTTTGGCAAAGGTGGAGGAGTTGATGGAGGTTCAAGAAAGGCCACCAGCCACCATAGCGGGCTTTTCAAAGGATTTTGAGTTTTACATTCCCGTGGAATTTGGCGCAAAGGTGGAGGAGTTGATCCAATCTTACAAAAGAAAGCTCCAAGAGGTGGAAAGGACCCTCACTAGCCTTTCCGCAAGGCTAAAGAGCCCAAACTTTTTGGAGAAGGCTCCTCCAGAGGAGGTGGAAAAGACAAAGCAAAGTGTGGAGGAGCTAACGCAAGAACAGGAAAGGCTACGCAAGCTTATTAAGCTACTGGAAGAGGTGATGGTGGAACTGTAATATACTTATTGCTATGATAGATTGGCTTTTAAAGAAGATCATCGGCACGAAAAACGAAAGGGAAGTAAAGCGCCTAAGAAAGTTTGTGGAGAAGATCAACCAGAAGGAAAAGGAGTTGGATGGGCTTTCCAACAAGGAGCTTGTCTCCCTCTCAAAGGAACTCTTTTACAAAGTGTCCCAGAATGAAGAGTTAAAGGACCAGATCACCAAGGGAAGGATAACCGAAGAGGTGATCCTTGCCTTTGCCTTGGTGAGGGAGGCGGGAAAGAGGACCATCGGGCTAAGGTTCTTTGATGTGCAACTTTTGGGTGGGCTTGTCCTTCATGAGGGTAAGATCGCAGAGATGAAAACGGGAGAAGGAAAGACCTTGGTGGCAACCTCCGCCGCCTATGCCAACGCATTAACGGACAGAGGAGTCCACGTGGTGACGGTTAACGACTACTTGGCAAGAAGGGACGCCCAGTGGATGGGTCCCATATACAAGTTTTTGGGCTTAGAAGTAGGCGTAATAAACTCCGATTACAGCTCCTACCGGGTGGAGTGGGTGGATGAGGAGCTCGCTCAAAGGGCAATAGAGGAAGACTGGAGGGTTTGGCCCAAGGGCTACTTTGAAGAACTTTTGCCCTCCGAAATGGTAAACGTGTCCGCCAAGAAAGCCTTCTTTACAAAACTGGAGCCTTGCGACAGAAGGTCAGCCTATCAAGCCCACATAACTTATGGCACCAACAACGAATTCGGCTTTGATTATTTGCGGGATAATATGGCTTTCAGCCTTGAGGAAATCGTCCAAGTAAAAGACCATCACTACGCCATAGTGGACGAGGTGGATTCCATCCTCATAGATGAGGCAAGGGTGCCTCTTATCATCTCTGGTCCCTCCCAGATGGATACCTCTATCTATTACAAGGCGGACCAAGCTGTAAGACAGCTACGGAGAGACGAAGACTACGTGGTGGATGAAAAGAACAGAACGGTACAACTTACAGAGAAGGGCATAAGAAAGCTTGAGGAGTTCTTGGGTATTGAAAACCTCTATGACCTTAAACATATAGACCTTCTGCATGCTATAAACCAAGCCATCAGGGCACACGAGCTTTTCAAAAGGGATGTGCATTACATAGTTAAGGATGGCGAGGTTTTGATAGTGGATGAATTCACCGGAAGGATACTGCCGGGTAGGAGGTGGTCCGACGGGCTCCACCAAGCCATAGAGGTAAAGGAAGGTGTTCCTGTCCAGCAGGAAAACCAGACCTTAGCAAGCATAACCTTCCAAAACTACTTTAGGCTCTATCAAAAGTTGGCGGGTATGACGGGCACCGCCGAAACGGAAGCCTTAGAGTTCAAAGAGATCTACGGGCTTGATGTAATCGTAGTTCCCACCCACAAACCCATGCGTAGAAAGGACCTGCCCGATATGGTCTTTAAGACAAAAAAGGAAAAGTGGGATGCGGTGGTTAAGCTGATAGAGGAAGAGCACAAGAAGGGAAGACCTATCCTTGTGGGCACCATCTCCATAGAGGACTCAGAGCATCTTTCCAAGCTCCTTGAGAAGAGAAAAATTCCTCACAATGTGTTGAACGCCAAACATCACGAAAAGGAGGCGGAGATCATAGCCCAGGCGGGAAGGTTAGGAGCAGTTACCATCTCCACCAACATGGCAGGAAGAGGAACGGACATACTTTTGGGCGGAAACCCTGAATACCTGGCAAAGGAGATCCTTAGGAAAAAGGGCAAGATACCCGAAACCGCCACCCAAGAGGAGTGGAAGCAAGCCTTAGAGGAAGCTTACAGGATAACAGAAGAGGAAAAGAAGAAGGTTATAGAACTGGGCGGACTTTTGGTCATTGGCACAGAAAGGCACGAATCAAGGAGGATTGACAACCAGCTGAGGGGTAGGGCGGGAAGACAAGGGGACCCCGGCGAATCCCGCTTTATCCTTTCCCTTGAGGACGACCTGCTCAGACTCTTTGGTGGAGACAGAGTAAAAAAGATGATGGAGTTTCTCAAAATTCCCGAAGGGGAGCCCATAGAAAGCAGGATGGTAACAAAAGCAATCGAGAACGCACAAAAGAGGATAGAAGCCCAGAACTTTCAGATAAGGAAGCGTCTCTTGGAATACGACAACGTAGCAAACATCCAAAGGCAAGCAGTGTACAGTATGCGAAGGGACCTACTGGAAGGCAAGGACTTGGAAGAATACCTAAAGGAATGGACAGAGGACCTCTTGAACCAAAAGATCGCAGAGCTTTTACCAGAGGAAGAGCCAGAGCTTTGGGACCTAAAACCTCTACAGGACTATCTGCGGGAGCTAGCAGGAAGGGATATAAACATTCCCAAGGTCAGGGATAAAGAAGAGCTCCTGGAAGTGCTCGTTTCGGAGGTTTTAAAAATCTTGGAGGAGAAAAAAGAACAGTGGGGAGAAGCCCTCTTTAAGGAAATTCTCAAAACCATTGCCCTTTCTAACCTGGACCACCTCTGGAGGGAACACCTTCACATCCTTGACAGACTCAGAGAGGGTATATACCTAAGGGGCTACGCTGCAAGGGACCCACTGGTAGAATACAAAAAGGAAGCCTTCCTGCTCTTTGAGAACATGCTCTTTACCCTAAAGGAAAGGGTTCTGCAGGATCTGATTAGAGTTCAGATCGCCTCCCAAGAGGAGGTGGAGGAGCAGGTAAGAAAGGAAGAGGAGGAGAGAGAAAGACTTTTAAAGTCAGCCATCTTTAGCGGTGCAGAAGGTAAGGCGGACAAACCCAAGAGAAAGACCCTAAAGGAGAGGCTCAGAGAAAAAAGGAAGGGTGTCTGAGAGCACAAGATCTCCCTTCTCCTGATAAAGGCGCACTATTTGAAGGACCTTTTCCTTTGGTACATTGCCCTCCCTTATGATCTTTATGGTTTTATGGCTGACAAACTTTACAATTGTGGAGGGCTTGCCCTCAAGCTTTGCCCCTCTCACATATAGGTCTACCTTATCTCCAAAGTAATCCATGGCCTCCTTTACATCCCTTGCGGGGGGCATACCTTCTGGGTTTGCACTGGGTGCTACCAGAGGTCCGCCGAACTTTTTCATAAGCTTTGTTATAAAGGTGCCCTGGATTGGAACCCGCAGTGCTATGCTTTTTCTCCATCGGGTCAGGTAGGTGGGTATGGTGGTCCTCTTTTGGAAGATAACCGTTATACCCAAGCTGAGGAGCGCAAAGCCGAGCTCTGGCATGAGTATGTCAAAGTTCAGGGCATCCTCCACCTTAGGAATTAGTACTATAAAGGGTCTGCCGGAGGGCCTTCTGAACTCGTAAAGCCTTTCCACCGCCTTTCTGTTGCCCGCGTCCGCCAGAAGCCCGTAAATGGTATCAGTGAGCGCACAGACAATGCCACCTTCCCTTAGTACCTGAACCACTTTGTCTATATCCTTTGTGCTTACCACTTGCATACGGATATTATAAGCTTTAATATTTTTCCTATGAAGTTCTACATAAAGACCTTTGGCTGTCAGATGAACTTTAACGACTCGGAGAGGATAAAGGGTATTTTAAAGAGCCTGGGCTACGAGCAGGCCCGAAGCTACGAAGAGGCAGACATCATCCTTTTGAACACCTGCACCATCCGAGAAAAGCCCGACCAAAAGGTTTATTCTCACTTGGGAGAATACAAGAAGGTAAAGGAAAAGAACCCTAAGGCAATCATAGGTGTGTGTGGATGCTTAGCCCAACGGATGGGTGCGGAGCTTGTCAATAAGGCACCGGTGATAGACCTGATGTTCTCTTCTTTTAACATCCATCAACTGCCCCAACTTATCCAGCAAGCACAGGCAGGCTACAAAGCCATAGCCATCCTGGAGGAACCTCCAGAGGATGAGGACAAGCTTTGGGAGTATCCAACCGTCAGAGATAACCAATACTGCGCCTACGTAACGGTTATGAAAGGATGTGACAAAAATTGTACTTACTGCGTGGTGCCAAAGACCCGTGGAAGACAAAGATCAAGGAGCCTACAGAGCATTCTCTCTGAAGTCAAAGCCCTGGTGGAGGATGGAGTAAAAGAGATCCATCTACTGGGGCAGAATGTGACCGCATGGGGACAAGACATTGGCATGCACTTTGCAGACCTTCTTTACGAAGTGGCCCAAGTGGAAGGCGTCCAAAGGATAAGGTTTACCACAGGACATCCTAAAGATATGGATGAGAGAATTGCGAAAGCAATGGGAGAAATACCAACCGTTTGCCCCCATGTGCATCTTCCCTTCCAAGCTGGCTCCAACAGGATCTTAGCCCTAATGGACAGAGGCTACACAAAGGAGGAGTATTTGGAAAAAATCCAAATGCTGAGGGAGTATAAAAAGGGTATAACCTTCTCCACAGACGTTATCGTGGGCTTTCCCACTGAAACAGAGGAAGACTTTGAGCACACCCTTGACCTTTTGGAAAAGGTACGTTTTGAGCAGGTCTTTTCCTTTAAGTTCTCTCCAAGACCGGGCACGCCCGCCTACTCTATGGAAGGACAGGTGCCGGATGATGTAAAAACCCAAAGAATGGCAAGGCTGTTGAACCTGCAAAAGAAAATACTATCCGAGATCGCCAAAGAATACGAGGGCACCATTCAGGAGGTGCTTCTGGAAAGCTACGAAAACGGAAAATTGGTGGGCAGAACTCTAACCAACAGGTGGGCTACACTTCAAGGTCCAGAGGAGCTTTTGGGCAAAACTGTGTTGGTACGAGTTGAAAAGGCAAATCCATACAATTTGGAATGCTCCTTGGTTTCAGTCCTTTCTTAGAATTTCCACCACGCTTAGCTTGCTTGCCCTGTAAGAGGGAGCAAGGCTCGCCATCAGGGATATAAAGAGGGCTACAAAAAAGGTAATTGCCAGATCTGTGGGCTCTATGGCACAGGGAATGTGGTCCATTAAATACACATCCGCGGGCACCCTTATTAGCTTGTACTGATTTATCAGAAACTGCCCTACCAAAGCTAAAGTTATACCAAAGAAGGCACCACCCAGGCCCAATATAATACCTTGCAACAAAAACGTCAGCATAATATCCTTTCTCTTAAAGCCGTAGGTTCTTAAGACCGCTATGTCCCTTACCTTGTCCCTTACCTTTAGAAATAGCAAGCTTGTGATGTTAAAAGAGGACAGGGTGGTCATAAGCAAAAGCACAAAAAAGATGGCAACCTTTTCCAACTGCAGGGCGTTAAAGAGCTGTTGGTTCAGGTCTATCCATGAACGCACAATGGCAGAAAAGCCAAAGATATTCTCCACTTTCTTTTTTACCTCCTGGGCCTGGTATGGGTCTTTTAGGTATATTTCATAGCCCTTCATCTGCCAGCTGTCTCCAAAGAACTTTTCCGCCTCTTCTACCGGCATTGCCACCGTAAAATAGTCCTGATGCATGGCACCCGTTTTTATAAACCCGGCTACCTTGAACTGCCCCACCTTTGGCACAAAGCCCAACGGAGTTCTAACACCAAGGGGAGAGATTAAGACGACCTCCTGACCCTTTTCTATACCAAGAACGTCCGCAAGACCCTCTCCTACAAGGATGCCCTCTCCTTTTAAGTTTCTTAATCCCTTAACACTGACCGCATGCACCCTCCCCTCCTTTGAAATCACTCCACTGTATAGGATCACATATTCTATCTTTTTTATCTCGGGCAGTTTTCTGAGCTCGTCCTCTTTTACTACAAAGTCATCGTTGAGTAGGCTAACTATAATATGAGGCGTAGTAGACAAAATTTTCTCCTTGAGAGCTTTTTGAAAACCCGAGAAGGCACCCATCGTAAGAAGCACCGCGCTTACACTTAGTGATATTCCCACAAAAGCTATTAGGGATATTACAAGAGTAGAACCCCTAACGCTTAAAAGATATCTGAGGGCAAGCTTGATCAACAGGTTCATAGAGACTTTAGTTTATCCAGTATTTCCCTTTGGCGTTTCATTATGTAGCTTCTGAGTTTTTTCAGGTCTGCGGGTTTAAGCTCAATCTTAAACCCAAGCCTAAAGTATATGCCCTCATCCTTACTCAGTATGTTTTTTAGCTCTCCGAGGGCAGAGATGCTACCTTCCTCGGGCAGTTCTATTACCATAGAAAAGGTTTTATGGTAAGGCTCCACTTCGGAATTATTTAGCATAGAAAGAAGTTTAGTAACATCTTCCTTTGATAGCATTACACCCACACCACTTTCGCTTACATCCACTGCTTTAGCAGAAACTATGCAATCCTCTCCAGCACAAAAGGAAACATACACAGGCTTGCTTTCTGAAGGTTCAACCCTTACAAACTCCCTTATAACCACGGGTGGAGGTGGGCTCACCATATTAACACGCAAAACCAGTTCGTCCCTAATGTTGCTGAATATATCACACTCAAGATACAACTCACCCAGCTTTACATACACCTTCTCATCACTGAAGGCCCGTTTGAACTTACAGTCAGAAAAGTCAAAGCTGATTAACCTATCAGGTACCGAGACCCATCTTACCTCCTGCTTAATCCTTACAGGTACCCCATGCCAAGTGGTAATAACTTCGTACTTTTCTCCCACCTTTATATTTTTCAGCAGTTCCGCCGTATCCATGTGCAAAAATTATAAGCCAGCTATGATATAATACCCACGATGGGCTATTCACTTTTAAACTACCTCAGCTTGATCACCATAGGCATAAGCGGTCTTTCCATATTGGCTGGACTGTTCTTCATCAAAAAGGGCAAGAGAGAAATCCACAAATTTTTCATGATCAACGCCTCCATCTTTGCTTTGGTATTTGTCTTACTCTATGTGCTGAAAAGCATCCTTTACCCTCCACAGCCTTACACTGGACCCTACAGAGGGCTCTTCTTCTTCATACTATGGACGCATACCATTTTAGCCATAGTGAATTTCCCCCTTGCGGTTATTACCATAAGGTATGCCTTTAAAAACATGTTTGAAAAGCATAGAAAAATCGCACCAATAACCGCCTTTGTTTGGCTTTATGTTGCCATAACTGGCTGGCTTATATACTTCTTCATGCAATGGCTCAATAAGAACGCCTAAATTCTGAGACCTTGCTCAAAACCTTCCTCACGTAATCCCAGTTGTCCGCCTTTAAACCATTGTAGGCTTTAATTGCCATAATCCAGTTGCCAAACCTTTTGTAATTCTCGTAAAGGATCCTTGCCCCAATCTCTATGTTTAGCTCTGGATCATAAAGCTGTTCCGGGTCTGTGATTCCATACTCCTTCATCAAACTTAAATTATGCTGGTAATTGACTTGCATCAGTCCTCTGTCCTCGGTGCCATCCTTATTCTTGTTGTAAGCCCTTGGATTAAACCCGCTCTCCACGCTTATTATAGCCATGAGTATTTCCTTGGGTATCCCGTACTTTAATGAAGCCTTTTCCACCAATGCAGAAATGTTCGTCGTGTTTTTAACAGAAGAAACCTCCTCCAGAACCTTCTCAAAGCTTTCCCTTTCACTCTGTATATGCCATGCCCTTGTGGTCTTTAAGGGTAGATCACCCCACTCTATTCTCACGACGCTTCTCCTTACAATCACTGCAGATGCCAAATATTTCAAGGCGATGATTTATGGGCGTAAAGTCGTATTCTTCGCAAACTTTTTCCTGCAGTTGTTCTATTTCCTCTTTGTTGAACTCTATGATCTTGCCACACTCAACGCATATCAGATGTTCGTGATGTTGCTTTCCTACCACAAACTCATAGATTGTCCTGTTGTTTAGCTTTATGACCTCCCTTATAGCCCCAAACTCCTGTAGTAATCGGACCGTCCTGTATATGGTGGACCGTGATGCCACGTTTTTGTTTCGGGAAGAGATCCATCGGACCAAGTCCTCTATCTCAAAATGCGTGCCGTAGTTGGCGATCATATCAATTATCTCAAAACGCCCTTTTGTTATCTTCCCACCCCTGCTTTTCAAAAACCTCTCAAAGTCCCTCTTTAGGTTCTCCAAGTCCCCCTGCATGCACTTAAATATATATCAAATGAGTTTCATTTTCAATGATTAATCCTCCCAATACTCCTTAAAAGCAATCCAAGTCTTTTTTATCCTATCCTCCAAGGCATTCCATTCTTTCATATATTTCTTCCTCTTTAAGCTTGCCCTTCTGAGGGTTTCGCCAAAGATGTCTTCTGATAGCTCTTCAAAATCCTCCGGAGAACCTTCCAAGATGGCATCTGCGCACATGCTTCCAGAGAGCACTGCGTTTGCTATGCCACCCCCTGTTATGGGATGGCAAAATCCTGCCGCATCACCCACCAACATAACCCTGTCTCGGACCACCTTTAAAAGTCCCTCTGCAGGGATCCATCCACCCGTTCTCTTAAGGATTTTATTCTCCACAAAACCCTCTGCCACAACCTCTGTAAAGAACCTCTTCAAAGCGTCCATCACATTTATTCCAAAGCTTGGGTCCAAGCCCACTCCCACGTTGGCAGTAGAGCCCTTTGGAAAGAGCCATCCATAGCCCCCGGGTATGTAGTCCTTAAAGAAGATGAGAAGGTCTTCCACAGGAACCTTCAAAGGCGCAGTGATCTGGGCAGTGGTTAAAAAGTCTTTGGTATGTTCTCCCGTTAGGATGCTTACCCTTGAGCGTGGTCCATCCGCACCTATCAAAAGCCCAAACTCCACCACAAGCCTTTCCCTTGTGTCTATGTTCTCCAGTAGGGCATACTTTCCTTCTAGGGCCAAAAACCGGGTTCTGAGCATATACTCCGCACCGTTCTGGAGGGCTAAAAGGTGTATTTTGTAATCAAAAATTTCCCTGTTTAGAACAAAGCCCGGAGAGTCCATGGAGACCATTTCCCCCCAGGGAGTAAAATGCACCATCTTATTTACCCTTTGGGCTATGGCTTCCTCGTCAAAGAACTCTTTAAATTGATGATAGAGCTGTATGGGAACGAACTCCGCACACTGAACGGGCGTACCTATTTTTCTCTTGAAATCCACCACCAAAACCTTTGCACCCCCCTTTGCCAGCTTGTAGGCAGTGGTTGATCCTGCCGGTCCTCCACCTACCACTAAAAATTCACACTTAAGCCTTCTCATTGAGCCTTTCCAAGAGCCTTTTTGAGGGTTTAAACCTAACGGTGTATCTCTCTCCTACAAAAAACTCTATCCCATTCCTTGGGTTCTTCACAAAGGTGCCCTTTAGTTTTTTCAGTTTGAGAACCCCAAAGCCCCTCATTTCTATTCTCTTACCACTCATTAGAACTTCCACCATGCTTTCTAAAATGCACTCCACAAGCTGTTTTGCGCTTGCCCTATCCAAGTTAAACTCCTTTGAAACTTTGTCTATAAGCTGGCTTTTGTTCATTTTTTCTCCTTCTCTTCCACATAAAAGCTTCTAACCCTTTTGTTTTTGCTTATAGCTATAGCCCTTTCCTCCTTTCTGTAATAGACGATCTCGTCTGCCTCCACAAAGTTGGGTCCCTCTTCTATCCTTGCGTTGCCTACAAGTTGTACAATATCCTTTTTGAAGTCATAGAACGCTTTATCTGCTTTTGCAGTCCTTTTTCCGTCCATGTAAAAAACTTTACCTTCCGCTTCTGCAGAGTTTGCTTTTCTGTTTTCATCCAAGTAGATTATCACTTTATCGGCGGTAAGCAACTCATTGCCCTTGGTGATTTTAACATTCCCTATGTAAACTATGCTGTTCTTTTCATAGACCATCTTATCAGCCTCTGCCAGTATTGGCTGAGAGTAAGCAAAAATAAACAGTATTAACAGGAAAAGTAGACTTTTCATTGCAGTTTAACCTTAGCTTGATTTATTATAACCCTTGTGGGCTTAAACTCCACTTGCCATCCTACCCCTTCCACCACGTTGCGCCCATCTTCAAAGACCACCTTTCCCTCTCCGTAGGCAAGCCCCTCCTTTAGCTTTAACTCCGCCCTGTCTGTTTTAAAGACTCCCTCTTTTGTTTGCAAAACCACGTTTCCTTCTAAGTAACCTTCGCCCGTGTCCCTATCTATGGAACCACTCTTTGCGGTTAAGGTGGTTTCCCCCGATTGGAGCAATATATCTTCCATAAAAATCTTGCTGTCCTCAAGCCTTGCCCTACTTCCATAAATTTGCCACTCCTCCCCCTTTCCACCAAAGACTTTAACCTCAACTCCTTCCAAAAGGCTCACCTCTTTTGTAGGCTTTTGGATCACTTCGTAGGAATTGACCCATCGGTTGCCAAGGTATGCCATAAAAATCAAAAGCAGTGAAAGAAGAATAATCTTTGTCATAGATAGCCCTCCAAAAGTCCCTTTAACTCTCCCCTCAAATTTAGCAAAAACTCCGCAATTTCCCTGACTGCACCCCTTCCCCCTTCCCTCTTTGATACATAAAGGGCATACCTCTTTACCAAAGGCGGTGCATCCTTTACGGTAGCGGGAAAACCCACCACCTTTAAAACTGGCACATCCAGGTAATCATCTCCCACGTAAGCAACCTCCTCCGCCTTTAAGTTCTTTTCCTTGAGAATTTTCTCTAAAACCTCCAGCTTATCGTTCCTGCCCGTATGAACCTCTTCAATGCCAAGTTCTTCAAGCCTTTTAAGCAGGGCTTTTGAAGAGCGCCCGGAGATAACTCCCACCTCAATGCCTGACCTTTGCAGTAGTTTTATCCCCAAGCCATCCCTAACGTCAAAAACCTTTATCTCTTCGCCCCTTTCTGTGTAGTATAGCCTTCCATCGGTGAGCACCCCGTCCACATCCATCAAAAAGAGTTTTATCCTTTTGGCGATTGGTTTTAAGTCTTTTCTTTTCATACCTCAAAAACCTCCAAGAATATCTCCCGCATTCTTTTCAGGCTTTCTCTGAGTTTGTCCTCAAAGTCTTCAAAGGACATATTTAGAGAGCTGGCAACCCTCTCTCTGTCTTTTTTGTTGAGCACAGAACCGCCGTGCTCTTTGGAGAGCCTGTGCCTTGTTTCCACCAACCTAAGGAACATGTATATTTCAAAAGCCTCCTTCAAAAGGGAGTGTTTTTGGGCTAAAATCCTGTAAGCCCTGATCATGGATGGTTCTCTGAGTTTTTCCCTGAGTATGTAAAGCTGGATTAAAAACTCTCCGTCTATTAGACCACCCCTGCCGAACTTTATATCTATCAGCTCTTTGTCTTTCTTTGCGTTGCTTTCCAAGGCAAAGCGCATGTCCCTTATCTCTCTGATTTCTCTCTCCGTTATGGGTTTGCTGAAAAGAAAGTTCTCTATAACCTCCTCAAACTCGTCCCTTAGGGTTGTGTCTCCCACTATGAACCTTGCCCGTGTCCATGCGATCCTTTCCCAAGTGCGGGCATTCTTTTCAAAGTATTCCCTGTAAAAGTCTATGGATGGCAATAGCTCCCCTTTACTGCCCATGGGTCTCAGTCTAAAGTCTAACTTGTAAAGGTATCCTTCTGAGGTATGCAGGGTGATGAACTTGATCATCTGCTGGGCTAATTTGACCTCCTCAAAGCTTGGCGACCTTGCCACAAAAACAAGGTCAAGGTCTGAACCTATCGTCAGCTCCCGACTACCATACTTTCCAAGGGCATAAAGGCATACACCTTCTGAAAATTGCCAGAGCTTTTTCATCAAAAAGTCCGCAAGCTCGCTAAGACTCAGGAAAAACTTTTCAAGCTTTGTGTATCTGTCCTCTTGCTTTACTAAATAAACTAAAGCATTCCGCACTTCCCAAATGGTTTTGAACCTTCTGAATAAATTCTCAGGGCTCAAAGGTAGCCTTTCCCTGTATTTTTCAAACTCTTCCTCTAATCTGTTTTGGTCTGGGTAATCCTGATATAAAGTTAGCACATCCTCTACCAGGTCTGGGTTTCTGCTGATAAGAGTGGAAAGATAAGAAGATAAGGAAAACACCTTGCATAGTCTTGTTCTAAAGTCCTCCTTGGAACTGCTGAGGATCACCCTCCTACCCGTTGGGTTAGAGAAGAATTTGTCAAAGTTGTTTAGGGTTTCGTCTGGGTCCGGCGTGCTTGCCATCATCTTCACCATTTGAGGAAGAAGTTCGTAAAACTGTCTTCTTTCCTCCGAGGATAGGCTTACTCCAAGGCTTCCTTGCACATAGTTCAGGAGTATATTAAAAGCCCTTGCAGGGTTTTTAAAGCCCAAGGAAGTTAAAAACTCCTTTCCCGACTCTTGGTCTCCCTCCAAAAGGGAAGCCATTAGAGGATCCAACTCCTTTTCCTCTTGGGCTGGTAGCATGTTATAAAACATCTGGCTTATCCTCTTGGTGTATTCTTGAAACCTACGCTGGAACTCCTCCACATCCATGTCCATGAGTTTGGCTAATAGAGGCACCTCCTGTGGGCTAAAGGCATGATTTTGCGTGCAGTTTTTCATCTGGATCCGGTGCTCCAACTTCCTTAAAAACAAATAGGCGGACTCTAAAAATTTCACCTCCTCCATGGAAAAAATGCCCTTTTGGTGTAATTTCCACAGGGCCCTTATGGTGTTGCTCTCCCTTAGAAAGGGAAACTTTCCCCCAAATAGCAAAACCATAGCCTGCACCATAAACTCCACCTCCCTTGTGCCACCCTCTCCCGTCTTGACGTTTATCTTATTTAAGAGACTTTTCTTTGCCTGGGCATTGATCTGGGCTTTTATTAGCCTTATCTCCTCCAGTACCCTGTAGTCTATGGATTTTCTAAATACAAAGGGCTCTTTGACTTCCCTTTCAAAGGCTCTGTAAAGCTCTGGGTCTCCCGCACTGTAGCGAGCCCTGAGGAGGGCAAACCTTTCCCACATTCTACCATAGCTCTCGTAGTAGAGCTCTGCACTTCTGAGGGACATGGAGATGGGCCCGGATTTTCCAAAGGGTCGGAGGTCCAAATCTACCTCGTAGGGCTTGCCTTCTGGTGTGATGCTTGTCATAAGGCTTACCACCTTCTGAAATACCTTGCTGAAAAATTCATTCAGAGTTAGCTTCCCTGCC encodes the following:
- a CDS encoding Fur family transcriptional regulator; protein product: MQGDLENLKRDFERFLKSRGGKITKGRFEIIDMIANYGTHFEIEDLVRWISSRNKNVASRSTIYRTVRLLQEFGAIREVIKLNNRTIYEFVVGKQHHEHLICVECGKIIEFNKEEIEQLQEKVCEEYDFTPINHRLEIFGICSDCKEKRRENRVG
- a CDS encoding geranylgeranyl reductase family protein, with the translated sequence MRRLKCEFLVVGGGPAGSTTAYKLAKGGAKVLVVDFKRKIGTPVQCAEFVPIQLYHQFKEFFDEEAIAQRVNKMVHFTPWGEMVSMDSPGFVLNREIFDYKIHLLALQNGAEYMLRTRFLALEGKYALLENIDTRERLVVEFGLLIGADGPRSRVSILTGEHTKDFLTTAQITAPLKVPVEDLLIFFKDYIPGGYGWLFPKGSTANVGVGLDPSFGINVMDALKRFFTEVVAEGFVENKILKRTGGWIPAEGLLKVVRDRVMLVGDAAGFCHPITGGGIANAVLSGSMCADAILEGSPEDFEELSEDIFGETLRRASLKRKKYMKEWNALEDRIKKTWIAFKEYWED
- a CDS encoding HU family DNA-binding protein, with the protein product MNKSQLIDKVSKEFNLDRASAKQLVECILESMVEVLMSGKRIEMRGFGVLKLKKLKGTFVKNPRNGIEFFVGERYTVRFKPSKRLLERLNEKA
- the lptA gene encoding lipopolysaccharide transport periplasmic protein LptA gives rise to the protein MKSLLFLLILFIFAYSQPILAEADKMVYEKNSIVYIGNVKITKGNELLTADKVIIYLDENRKANSAEAEGKVFYMDGKRTAKADKAFYDFKKDIVQLVGNARIEEGPNFVEADEIVYYRKEERAIAISKNKRVRSFYVEEKEKK
- the lptC gene encoding LPS export ABC transporter periplasmic protein LptC, giving the protein MTKIILLSLLLIFMAYLGNRWVNSYEVIQKPTKEVSLLEGVEVKVFGGKGEEWQIYGSRARLEDSKIFMEDILLQSGETTLTAKSGSIDRDTGEGYLEGNVVLQTKEGVFKTDRAELKLKEGLAYGEGKVVFEDGRNVVEGVGWQVEFKPTRVIINQAKVKLQ
- a CDS encoding KdsC family phosphatase, with the translated sequence MKRKDLKPIAKRIKLFLMDVDGVLTDGRLYYTERGEEIKVFDVRDGLGIKLLQRSGIEVGVISGRSSKALLKRLEELGIEEVHTGRNDKLEVLEKILKEKNLKAEEVAYVGDDYLDVPVLKVVGFPATVKDAPPLVKRYALYVSKREGGRGAVREIAEFLLNLRGELKGLLEGYL
- a CDS encoding glutamine-synthetase adenylyltransferase, which encodes MVPSQWFSSAERYLTNPKKAEESFKELLEKHPEPKSLLDYLNERRFILLLRLLDHSECMRKFLINHPTDFQNVIPGLWYVSKRKEDYLRELEELVSPHSEDKKFSEKLAYYRHRELMRLLSKEFLGTAKLEDILREYSELPDALLELAYRRSLSEAIDLYGEPLEEDQKPATACIIGLGKLGSYELNYYSDIDIMFIHSSDKGRAGKLTLNEFFSKVFQKVVSLMTSITPEGKPYEVDLDLRPFGKSGPISMSLRSAELYYESYGRMWERFALLRARYSAGDPELYRAFEREVKEPFVFRKSIDYRVLEEIRLIKAQINAQAKKSLLNKINVKTGEGGTREVEFMVQAMVLLFGGKFPFLRESNTIRALWKLHQKGIFSMEEVKFLESAYLFLRKLEHRIQMKNCTQNHAFSPQEVPLLAKLMDMDVEEFQRRFQEYTKRISQMFYNMLPAQEEKELDPLMASLLEGDQESGKEFLTSLGFKNPARAFNILLNYVQGSLGVSLSSEERRQFYELLPQMVKMMASTPDPDETLNNFDKFFSNPTGRRVILSSSKEDFRTRLCKVFSLSSYLSTLISRNPDLVEDVLTLYQDYPDQNRLEEEFEKYRERLPLSPENLFRRFKTIWEVRNALVYLVKQEDRYTKLEKFFLSLSELADFLMKKLWQFSEGVCLYALGKYGSRELTIGSDLDLVFVARSPSFEEVKLAQQMIKFITLHTSEGYLYKLDFRLRPMGSKGELLPSIDFYREYFEKNARTWERIAWTRARFIVGDTTLRDEFEEVIENFLFSKPITEREIREIRDMRFALESNAKKDKELIDIKFGRGGLIDGEFLIQLYILREKLREPSMIRAYRILAQKHSLLKEAFEIYMFLRLVETRHRLSKEHGGSVLNKKDRERVASSLNMSFEDFEDKLRESLKRMREIFLEVFEV